The following coding sequences are from one Microbulbifer sp. TB1203 window:
- a CDS encoding GNAT family N-acetyltransferase gives MNNLIEPQTDRLLLRQWRDEDRTPFAELNADPQVMEYFPAILNRAASDASVDRLSAHIAEHGWGFWAVERRQDGKFIGFVGLQHAPPELPFSPCVEIGWRLASSYWGRGYASEAANAALCVAFEELQLREVVSFTALQNIRSQRVMQRLGMREDPQIFEHPRVPAGSPLRRHCLYRLTSVEWRDRVAAG, from the coding sequence ATGAATAATTTGATTGAACCGCAAACCGACCGCCTGCTGCTACGCCAGTGGCGCGATGAGGACCGCACGCCCTTTGCCGAGTTGAATGCGGACCCGCAGGTAATGGAATACTTCCCCGCAATCCTGAACCGGGCCGCGAGCGATGCCTCTGTGGATCGCCTGAGCGCGCATATCGCCGAACACGGCTGGGGTTTTTGGGCGGTCGAGCGCCGGCAGGACGGAAAATTTATCGGCTTCGTCGGCCTGCAACACGCGCCTCCTGAGTTGCCGTTCTCTCCCTGCGTGGAAATCGGCTGGCGCCTGGCGTCTTCCTATTGGGGGCGCGGCTATGCCAGCGAGGCGGCGAATGCGGCACTTTGCGTTGCATTCGAAGAACTGCAGCTGCGGGAAGTGGTCTCATTCACCGCGTTGCAGAATATCCGCTCGCAGCGGGTAATGCAGCGCTTGGGTATGCGCGAGGACCCGCAAATATTCGAGCATCCCCGAGTTCCGGCCGGCAGCCCGCTGCGTCGCCACTGCCTGTATCGCCTGACTTCGGTCGAGTGGCGGGACAGGGTGGCAGCCGGCTGA
- a CDS encoding DUF3565 domain-containing protein: protein MQQPITGYHRDEENHWVAELACGHNQHVRHNPPWTNRPWVTSESGRNAMLGYLLNCKKCDQGAPPDRNEENCIER, encoded by the coding sequence ATGCAACAACCCATCACCGGCTACCACCGCGACGAAGAAAACCACTGGGTGGCGGAGCTGGCCTGCGGGCACAACCAGCACGTGCGTCACAACCCGCCCTGGACCAACCGGCCCTGGGTCACCAGCGAGTCCGGGCGCAACGCCATGCTCGGCTATTTATTAAACTGCAAGAAATGCGACCAGGGCGCGCCGCCGGATCGCAATGAAGAGAACTGCATCGAGAGGTAG
- a CDS encoding YaiI/YqxD family protein — protein sequence MAKIWVDADACPVVIKEILFRAAERTQTEMTLVANQPVRVPPSRFVKSLQVSSGFDVADNEIVKRCEAGDLVITSDIPLAAEVIDKGGDALNPRGERYSKANIRALLNMRDFMDTMRASGVHTGGPPALSQSDRKAFADQLDRWLAASRRKP from the coding sequence ATGGCGAAAATCTGGGTCGATGCCGACGCCTGCCCCGTGGTGATCAAGGAAATCCTGTTCCGTGCCGCCGAGCGCACACAGACGGAAATGACGCTGGTGGCCAACCAGCCGGTGCGTGTACCGCCATCGCGCTTTGTCAAATCGCTACAGGTGAGTTCGGGTTTCGACGTGGCCGACAACGAAATCGTGAAACGCTGCGAGGCCGGCGACCTGGTAATCACCAGCGATATCCCCTTGGCGGCGGAGGTGATCGACAAGGGCGGCGATGCCCTCAACCCCCGCGGCGAGCGCTACTCCAAGGCGAATATCCGCGCTCTGCTGAATATGCGCGATTTTATGGACACCATGCGCGCCAGCGGCGTGCACACCGGTGGCCCCCCGGCACTCAGCCAGAGCGACCGCAAGGCGTTTGCCGACCAGCTGGACCGCTGGCTGGCGGCGAGCCGCAGGAAACCTTGA
- the bla gene encoding subclass B3 metallo-beta-lactamase, giving the protein MKAKTGAAAAIISTLACTAQAENFAPLPQLKAYEVPAEWRQPVEPLRIAERTWQIGTAGLSAILLKGSEGAVLIDGGMPQAADHLLANMRALSVEPGDLKVILHSHAHADHVGPLAAIRRATGARVVSNAESAQLLARGGSDDIHFGDGLLFPPLQIDRLLHDGEEVVLGDLRLKVDFIPGHTPGSMAWTWRDRRGGKVVDIAYVDSLSAPGYRLLDNPRYPRIVDDYRSTFAKVRELPCDLLLTPHPGASGWVYKTEAVQSTPTSCRAYADVAEKKLDEQLAEEREKAVD; this is encoded by the coding sequence ATGAAAGCGAAAACCGGGGCCGCAGCCGCGATTATTTCAACGTTGGCTTGTACTGCCCAGGCCGAGAACTTCGCTCCGCTGCCACAACTAAAGGCCTATGAAGTGCCCGCCGAGTGGCGACAGCCGGTGGAGCCGCTGCGCATTGCCGAGCGCACCTGGCAGATCGGTACCGCCGGCCTGAGCGCGATTCTATTGAAGGGAAGCGAGGGTGCCGTTCTGATCGACGGCGGCATGCCCCAGGCCGCCGACCATCTGCTCGCCAATATGCGCGCGCTGAGTGTGGAGCCCGGGGACCTGAAAGTGATCCTGCACAGCCATGCCCACGCCGACCATGTGGGCCCGCTGGCGGCGATCCGGCGCGCCACCGGCGCGCGGGTGGTGAGCAATGCGGAGTCGGCTCAACTGCTGGCCCGCGGCGGCTCCGACGATATTCATTTCGGTGACGGCTTGCTGTTTCCGCCTTTGCAGATCGATCGTCTGCTGCACGACGGCGAGGAGGTGGTCCTCGGCGACCTGCGCCTGAAAGTGGATTTTATCCCCGGCCACACTCCCGGCAGCATGGCGTGGACCTGGCGCGACCGCCGCGGCGGCAAGGTGGTGGATATCGCCTATGTCGACAGCCTCAGCGCACCCGGCTATCGCTTGCTGGATAACCCCCGCTATCCGCGCATCGTCGACGATTACCGCTCCACCTTTGCCAAGGTGCGCGAGCTCCCCTGCGATCTGTTGCTGACCCCGCACCCCGGCGCCAGCGGCTGGGTATACAAAACCGAGGCGGTACAGAGTACGCCCACCAGCTGCCGGGCCTACGCGGATGTGGCAGAGAAGAAACTCGACGAGCAACTGGCGGAGGAGCGCGAAAAAGCGGTGGACTGA
- a CDS encoding SapC family protein, giving the protein MARLVALNSELHRDIRIDTAGIERQAASLRMVPVMPSEFLKLAIDYPIVLTKNAETGRFVCAALFGFAEGENLYWNGDRWQSLYTPLNIIRQPFFVGTDENSQPLVCIDEDSPCVQRQPGRESTEALFDDEGRGSPYLERMQGVLGQLLDGEKQSEELVRCLQELELITPMRLEVTFASGDFRRVEGLYTVDEEKLRGLGGEPLQQLSAAGMLGHIYSMLTSLGHIYSLIERKNAREAAVAES; this is encoded by the coding sequence ATGGCCAGGCTGGTAGCACTGAACAGCGAACTGCACCGGGACATCCGCATAGATACCGCCGGGATAGAGCGGCAGGCCGCGTCCCTGCGCATGGTGCCGGTGATGCCGAGCGAATTCCTGAAGCTGGCGATCGACTATCCGATAGTGCTGACCAAAAATGCGGAAACCGGCCGCTTTGTCTGCGCCGCGCTGTTTGGTTTTGCCGAAGGGGAAAACCTGTATTGGAACGGGGACCGCTGGCAGTCGCTGTACACGCCGCTGAATATTATCCGGCAGCCGTTTTTTGTCGGCACCGATGAAAACAGCCAGCCGCTGGTGTGTATCGACGAGGACAGTCCCTGCGTGCAGCGGCAACCGGGGCGGGAATCGACGGAGGCACTGTTCGACGATGAGGGCCGCGGCAGCCCCTACCTGGAAAGAATGCAGGGGGTTCTGGGGCAGCTGCTCGACGGGGAAAAACAGAGCGAGGAGCTGGTCCGCTGTCTGCAGGAACTGGAATTGATCACGCCGATGCGCCTGGAAGTGACCTTTGCCAGCGGCGATTTCCGGCGGGTAGAGGGCCTCTACACGGTGGACGAGGAAAAACTCAGGGGGCTTGGCGGCGAGCCACTACAGCAGCTGAGCGCCGCCGGCATGCTCGGCCATATTTACAGCATGCTCACCTCCCTGGGACATATCTATTCGCTGATAGAGCGCAAAAATGCCCGGGAAGCAGCGGTCGCAGAATCCTAG
- a CDS encoding DUF6445 family protein has product MEVNFHCAAVPKIQVASLGDERQPLLVIDGLAAEPESLVEFAADAPPFRARGGDYYPGVRKPLPQAYAEKLCEALDRVLREVFELPPGARAQPLLCALSIATTPPQQLRPIQRLPHFDTSDPSQLAVVHYLCPPQFGGTAFYRHRASGFEFIDGERLHGYAAQLKRQVMASPPAPGYLDGDSELFEQIACIDACFNRALIYRGNQLHSGNIDPHCGLSADPRTGRLTATSFIRFGVPETHEN; this is encoded by the coding sequence ATGGAAGTCAATTTTCACTGCGCCGCGGTGCCGAAGATCCAGGTGGCCAGCCTGGGCGACGAGCGTCAGCCACTGCTGGTGATCGACGGCTTGGCGGCGGAACCGGAATCGCTGGTGGAATTCGCCGCGGACGCGCCGCCTTTCCGCGCGCGGGGTGGTGACTACTATCCGGGAGTCCGCAAGCCGCTGCCCCAGGCCTACGCGGAGAAGCTGTGCGAGGCGCTCGACCGGGTTCTGCGCGAGGTGTTCGAACTGCCGCCCGGCGCCCGCGCCCAACCGCTGCTGTGCGCGCTGTCCATTGCCACCACGCCACCGCAGCAGCTGCGGCCCATCCAGCGGCTGCCGCACTTCGACACCAGCGACCCGAGCCAGCTGGCAGTGGTGCACTACCTGTGCCCGCCGCAGTTCGGCGGCACCGCTTTCTATCGCCACCGCGCCAGTGGCTTCGAATTTATCGACGGTGAGCGACTGCACGGCTACGCCGCCCAGCTCAAGCGCCAGGTAATGGCCTCGCCGCCGGCGCCGGGTTACCTCGACGGAGACAGCGAACTGTTCGAGCAGATCGCCTGCATCGATGCGTGCTTCAACCGCGCGCTTATCTACCGCGGCAACCAGCTGCACTCCGGCAATATCGATCCCCACTGCGGCCTCAGCGCCGACCCCCGCACCGGCCGCCTGACCGCCACCAGCTTTATCCGCTTCGGTGTCCCCGAAACCCATGAAAACTAA
- a CDS encoding sigma-70 family RNA polymerase sigma factor, with translation MAKDETLADIFIGVRGSLARLVSSIAPPKEIEDIVQETYVRVCQAARRGPIDQPRSFMMRTARNLALDYVKRAESRLAVSMDEEFDLSPELGHGTDRTYEIVASNEEFAHFCEAVRQLPVQCRRAFVLKKVYGYSQREIARQLNISESTVEKHIATGIKRCTLFMLQQRNSGSPDAGPRTVSGAGRGGRP, from the coding sequence ATGGCGAAGGATGAGACTCTGGCGGACATCTTTATCGGCGTTCGCGGCAGCCTGGCGCGGCTGGTTTCCAGCATAGCGCCGCCGAAGGAGATAGAGGACATAGTCCAGGAGACCTATGTGCGCGTCTGCCAGGCGGCCAGGCGTGGGCCTATCGACCAGCCGCGCTCCTTTATGATGCGCACCGCCCGCAACCTGGCGCTCGACTACGTCAAGCGCGCCGAGTCGCGGCTGGCGGTGAGCATGGATGAGGAATTCGATCTCAGCCCTGAGCTGGGTCACGGGACTGACCGCACCTACGAAATTGTCGCCAGCAACGAGGAATTCGCGCACTTCTGCGAGGCGGTGCGGCAGCTGCCGGTTCAGTGTCGCCGCGCATTCGTGTTGAAAAAAGTTTACGGCTATTCGCAGCGGGAAATCGCCCGCCAGCTGAATATCAGTGAGAGTACGGTGGAAAAACATATCGCCACAGGAATCAAGCGCTGCACCCTGTTCATGCTGCAGCAGCGCAACAGCGGCTCCCCGGATGCCGGCCCGCGCACCGTGTCCGGCGCCGGCCGTGGGGGGCGCCCATGA
- a CDS encoding GNAT family N-acetyltransferase: MKGFRLEPATDSQLKTLMTWLPDRRQCLQWGGPQFRFPFTEQTFFEDCRWRELPSHALVNAERELLGFGQYYGRLGRCHLGRLIVSPQHRGAGLGRALIAKLVQQGCGQLDAKECSLFVLKDNTPAQRLYKKLGFRQAEYPEPHDWLAGCAYMIAPSENFIA, translated from the coding sequence GTGAAAGGCTTTCGACTCGAACCCGCGACGGACAGCCAACTGAAAACCCTGATGACCTGGCTGCCGGACCGCCGCCAGTGCCTGCAGTGGGGTGGGCCGCAGTTCCGCTTCCCGTTTACCGAGCAGACTTTTTTCGAGGACTGCCGCTGGCGGGAGCTGCCCAGCCATGCGTTGGTAAATGCAGAGCGCGAGCTGCTCGGCTTCGGCCAGTACTACGGCCGCCTGGGCCGCTGCCACCTGGGCAGGCTGATCGTCTCGCCGCAACATCGCGGTGCTGGGTTAGGGAGAGCACTGATAGCGAAGCTGGTGCAACAGGGCTGCGGCCAACTGGATGCCAAGGAGTGCTCGCTGTTTGTGCTGAAGGACAACACTCCGGCGCAAAGGCTGTATAAAAAACTCGGCTTCCGGCAGGCCGAGTATCCCGAGCCACACGACTGGCTCGCGGGCTGCGCCTATATGATTGCGCCCTCGGAAAACTTTATTGCGTAG
- a CDS encoding tryptophan 7-halogenase has translation MNKPTKSVTVVGGGTAGWIVAGRIAAMHSHGDDGVQVTLIEAPGIPTVGVGEGTWPTMRKTLRKLGISESDFLRSCDATFKQGARFAGWVTGDAEDFYYHPLVLPQGFLKMDLVPYWQRSLKPQGQSFSNAVCYQEQLCERGLAPKQMTTPEYTSVANYAYHLDAGKFAEFLQRHCTQNLGVRHLRDEVLSVNTAANGDITSLNTRNSGELPGDLFVDCSGFSSRLLGGHYQVPFIDRSDVLFIDRALAVQVPYENPDDPIACHTISTARDAGWIWDIGLTRRRGVGYVYSSGHTTGEQAHQRLRDYVGPGIENLSVREIPIHSGHREKFWVNNCVAVGLSAGFLEPLEASALVLVELSAEMIAEQLPAHRDVMDITARRFNETFRYRWDRIVDFLKLHYLLSRREDSTFWRDNRDPAWVPDSLRELLALWRYRPPGDCDFTSNNEVFPAASYQYVLYGMGFETDVDGMAHRLREEQAAAEHFASNRKATERALAVLPKHRELLERIHQYGLQAI, from the coding sequence ATGAACAAACCGACAAAATCCGTGACAGTGGTAGGCGGCGGTACCGCCGGCTGGATCGTCGCCGGGCGCATCGCCGCCATGCACAGCCATGGAGACGACGGCGTGCAGGTCACGCTGATCGAAGCCCCGGGTATTCCCACCGTCGGCGTGGGCGAGGGTACCTGGCCCACCATGCGCAAGACGTTGCGCAAGCTGGGGATTTCCGAGAGCGATTTCCTGCGCAGCTGCGATGCCACCTTCAAGCAGGGCGCCAGGTTTGCGGGCTGGGTCACCGGGGATGCGGAAGACTTTTACTACCACCCGCTGGTACTGCCCCAGGGCTTTCTGAAAATGGACCTTGTTCCCTACTGGCAGCGTTCACTGAAGCCGCAGGGCCAGTCCTTCTCCAACGCGGTCTGTTACCAGGAACAGTTGTGTGAGCGGGGCCTGGCGCCAAAGCAGATGACCACGCCGGAATACACCTCGGTGGCCAACTACGCCTACCACCTGGATGCGGGCAAGTTCGCCGAATTCCTGCAGCGCCACTGCACGCAGAATCTGGGGGTGCGTCACCTGCGGGACGAGGTGCTGTCGGTCAACACCGCCGCCAACGGCGATATCACCTCGCTGAACACGCGCAATTCCGGTGAGTTGCCCGGGGACCTGTTCGTGGACTGCAGCGGTTTTTCCTCGCGCTTGTTGGGTGGCCATTACCAGGTGCCGTTTATCGACCGCAGCGATGTGCTGTTTATCGATCGCGCACTGGCGGTACAGGTGCCCTATGAAAATCCCGACGATCCCATCGCCTGCCACACCATTTCCACCGCCCGGGACGCCGGCTGGATCTGGGATATCGGCCTCACCCGCCGCCGCGGCGTGGGCTACGTATACTCCAGCGGCCACACCACCGGGGAACAGGCGCACCAGCGTCTGCGCGATTATGTGGGGCCGGGGATAGAGAATTTATCCGTGCGCGAGATACCGATCCACAGCGGCCACCGGGAAAAATTCTGGGTCAACAACTGCGTGGCGGTGGGCCTGTCGGCGGGTTTCCTGGAACCCCTGGAAGCCTCTGCACTGGTGCTGGTGGAATTGTCCGCGGAGATGATCGCCGAGCAGCTGCCGGCACACCGCGATGTGATGGATATCACCGCGCGCCGCTTCAATGAAACCTTCCGCTACCGCTGGGACCGCATCGTCGACTTCCTCAAGCTGCACTACCTGCTCAGCAGGCGCGAAGACAGCACTTTCTGGCGCGATAACCGCGACCCGGCATGGGTGCCGGACAGCCTGCGGGAACTGCTGGCCCTGTGGCGCTACCGGCCGCCGGGGGACTGCGATTTCACCAGTAACAACGAAGTGTTTCCGGCGGCCAGCTATCAATATGTGCTCTACGGCATGGGCTTCGAGACGGACGTCGACGGCATGGCGCACCGGCTGCGCGAGGAGCAGGCGGCAGCGGAACACTTCGCCAGTAACCGCAAGGCCACCGAGCGCGCACTGGCCGTACTGCCGAAACACCGGGAATTGCTGGAGCGGATTCACCAGTATGGGTTGCAGGCGATCTGA
- a CDS encoding TonB-dependent receptor, whose product MTFSLLMMSSSSLLADGARLHEKTPFNIPRQRADIALTEFAEQADVTLIFPYDKVREVSAQRLVGSYPIDEAVEILLRGTGLKAMVGDDGQLTITAGHPIGGSSTVYKKNKLSSAILSIMASMFGAGAQAQSDDAQQPSTIEEVSVTGIRASLQRAMDIKRDGSGVVDAISAEDIGKFPDTNVAESLQRITGVSIDRSGGEGQLITVRGFGPQFNTVLVNGRQMATENQGREFSFDTLASELVKGIAVHKTSTARMQSGGVGSTVNVTTARPFDFNGFKVAGSVKSLYDENSEESSPQISGLVSNTFADGKFGVLLAVSHQERSTRLNQGQTDGWLANVLDNVDPAEIDDSASRSGNTFIPQNFDTKVTFEERTRTGGSLVLQFAPTDDLEVTLDGIYSDFDIETDATSFGHWFTADNLENIVLDENGTAIDLFQEVGHATDFHAKKFDRLTKTSQYGINAQWAASDNLSLSFDASTSSAERAGNNGGENQLSLIGYLNRSRLQIHPGQILPHSSEFQSADPSINNADGVQAGVSDYLDPSNGRAHVMLRRGWATDDQVDQYHIDGVWDEGSSSGLTRASFGLLYSTQTKSNVRLTDEANGVHCTFCGYPEGVDIPDEFLSVFDAGSGFLGDVSGSENLTTQWLAHDGEQLFAYLENIAGISYDAVRRNNSYEVEEDILAGYLELEFAGELAGMPLTAHTGVRVESTDVAVEGTESPLERLDILDLTELQAVVGEAQPLSADSSYHSVLPNMDVKLDITDSLVARFAASRSLTRPTLDQLSPVTVINTTRQGGNLRSSSGNQELEPFASDNLDLSLEYYYGDSSYVSVGYFRKDVENFIISTTEDQTFTNSAGELVTDPSTGDVTGIAPGEDPQNAVDPNDSVATFTLTKPSNGESAQVDGLELAVQHSFGDTGFGVIANATLVDSDAELDVDDVTQTFALTGLSDSFNLVGFYEKGPFQARLAWNWRDEFLQSLVQTVSGEPTFVDDYQQWDMSASYDINDSVSIFFEGLNLTEEVLLKHGRYDNHFLLAEDSGRRFALGLRATF is encoded by the coding sequence TTGACCTTCAGCCTGCTGATGATGAGTTCCTCATCATTGCTGGCGGATGGCGCTCGCCTACACGAAAAAACTCCCTTCAATATTCCCCGGCAGAGAGCGGACATTGCGCTCACGGAATTTGCCGAGCAGGCCGATGTGACCCTGATCTTTCCCTACGACAAAGTGCGGGAAGTCAGTGCGCAGCGGCTGGTGGGAAGCTACCCGATCGACGAAGCGGTGGAGATTCTGCTTCGGGGTACCGGCCTCAAGGCAATGGTGGGCGACGATGGCCAGCTGACGATAACAGCAGGACATCCCATTGGAGGGTCGAGCACAGTGTATAAAAAGAACAAGTTGTCCAGCGCCATTCTGTCGATCATGGCTTCCATGTTCGGCGCCGGCGCCCAGGCGCAAAGCGATGATGCACAGCAGCCGAGCACCATCGAGGAAGTATCGGTGACCGGCATCCGCGCCAGTCTGCAGCGCGCCATGGATATCAAGCGCGACGGCAGCGGCGTGGTGGACGCCATCTCCGCGGAGGATATCGGCAAATTTCCCGACACCAATGTCGCGGAATCGCTGCAGCGCATCACCGGGGTTTCCATCGACCGCTCCGGCGGCGAGGGCCAATTGATCACCGTGCGCGGCTTCGGCCCGCAGTTCAATACCGTGCTGGTCAACGGCCGCCAGATGGCCACCGAGAACCAGGGCCGGGAGTTCAGCTTCGACACATTGGCCTCGGAGCTGGTGAAGGGCATCGCGGTGCACAAGACCTCCACCGCCCGGATGCAGTCCGGCGGCGTCGGCTCCACGGTGAATGTGACCACCGCGCGGCCGTTCGATTTCAACGGCTTCAAGGTCGCCGGTAGCGTCAAGAGCCTGTACGACGAGAACAGCGAGGAGTCGTCGCCGCAGATTTCCGGCCTGGTGAGTAATACCTTCGCCGATGGAAAGTTCGGTGTGCTGCTGGCGGTTTCCCACCAGGAACGCAGTACCCGCCTGAACCAGGGGCAGACCGACGGCTGGCTCGCCAACGTGCTGGACAACGTGGACCCGGCTGAGATAGACGATTCCGCCAGCCGCTCCGGGAATACCTTTATTCCGCAGAACTTCGACACCAAGGTCACCTTCGAGGAGCGCACCCGCACCGGCGGCAGCCTGGTGCTGCAGTTCGCGCCCACCGACGACCTGGAAGTGACCCTGGACGGCATCTACTCGGATTTCGATATCGAGACCGACGCCACCTCCTTCGGCCACTGGTTCACCGCCGACAACCTGGAAAATATCGTGCTGGACGAGAACGGCACCGCCATCGACCTGTTCCAGGAGGTGGGCCACGCCACCGACTTCCACGCGAAGAAGTTCGACCGCCTCACCAAGACCTCCCAGTACGGCATCAACGCCCAGTGGGCCGCGAGTGACAACCTGAGCCTCAGCTTCGACGCCTCCACCTCCAGTGCCGAGCGCGCCGGCAACAACGGCGGCGAGAACCAGCTTTCGCTGATCGGTTACCTGAACCGCTCGCGGCTGCAGATTCATCCGGGGCAGATACTGCCGCACTCCAGCGAGTTCCAGTCCGCCGACCCCTCCATCAACAATGCCGACGGCGTGCAGGCCGGGGTGAGCGACTACCTGGACCCGAGCAATGGCCGCGCCCACGTGATGCTGCGCCGCGGCTGGGCCACCGACGACCAGGTGGACCAGTACCACATCGACGGCGTCTGGGACGAGGGCAGCAGCAGCGGCCTCACCCGCGCCAGCTTCGGCCTGCTCTACTCCACCCAGACCAAGAGCAACGTGCGCCTCACCGATGAGGCCAACGGCGTGCACTGCACCTTTTGCGGTTACCCGGAGGGTGTCGATATCCCCGACGAATTCCTGTCCGTATTCGACGCCGGCTCCGGCTTCCTCGGCGACGTCAGCGGCAGCGAAAATCTCACCACCCAGTGGCTGGCCCACGACGGCGAGCAGCTGTTTGCCTACCTGGAGAATATTGCCGGGATCAGTTACGACGCGGTGCGCCGCAACAACTCCTACGAGGTGGAGGAAGACATACTCGCCGGCTACCTGGAGCTGGAATTCGCCGGCGAGCTGGCGGGCATGCCGCTGACCGCACACACCGGCGTGCGCGTGGAGAGCACCGACGTCGCCGTAGAGGGCACCGAGTCGCCGCTGGAGCGCCTGGATATTCTCGACCTGACCGAACTGCAGGCGGTAGTGGGTGAAGCCCAGCCCCTCAGCGCCGACTCCAGCTACCACTCAGTGCTGCCGAATATGGACGTGAAGCTGGATATCACCGATTCGCTGGTGGCCCGCTTCGCCGCCTCGCGCAGCCTGACCCGCCCGACCCTGGATCAGCTGTCGCCGGTCACGGTGATCAACACCACCCGCCAGGGCGGCAACCTGCGGTCCAGTTCCGGCAACCAGGAACTGGAGCCCTTCGCCTCCGACAACCTCGACCTGTCCCTGGAGTACTACTACGGCGACAGCAGCTACGTCTCGGTGGGTTACTTCCGCAAGGATGTGGAGAACTTCATTATCAGCACCACCGAGGACCAGACCTTCACCAACAGCGCCGGCGAGCTGGTGACCGACCCGTCCACCGGCGATGTCACCGGCATAGCCCCGGGCGAGGACCCGCAGAACGCGGTGGATCCAAACGACAGCGTGGCGACGTTCACCCTCACCAAGCCGAGCAACGGTGAGAGCGCCCAGGTGGACGGCCTGGAGCTGGCGGTGCAGCACAGTTTCGGCGACACCGGCTTCGGGGTTATCGCCAATGCGACCCTGGTGGACAGCGATGCGGAACTGGATGTTGACGACGTGACCCAGACCTTCGCGCTCACCGGCCTGAGCGACTCCTTCAACCTGGTGGGCTTCTACGAGAAGGGCCCCTTCCAGGCGCGCCTGGCGTGGAACTGGCGCGACGAGTTCCTGCAGTCACTGGTACAGACTGTCAGTGGCGAACCCACGTTCGTCGACGATTACCAGCAGTGGGATATGAGCGCCAGCTACGACATCAACGACAGTGTTTCGATATTCTTCGAGGGCCTGAACCTGACCGAGGAGGTGTTGCTGAAGCACGGGCGCTACGACAACCACTTCCTGTTGGCGGAAGACAGCGGCAGGCGCTTTGCGCTGGGCCTGCGCGCTACCTTTTAA
- a CDS encoding FecR domain-containing protein, whose translation MSNVYQLPDRERCLDEASEWLARLDRGLDESETRDFQRWLAASRENSDTFMQIAELWDKMDALSRLADLFPPPVEKKPSFGRWLAAAASVLLVLGAALWQAGMLTGSPPVSRLASTVNKVYETAIGEHSTVNLPDGSVLVLNTDSLVRVHYTLTSRLIELDRGEINVRVARDRQRPLSVLAAGRVVQAVGTAFNVQLRRDRSVELIVTEGRVRVADGQNGGPGGARSEPQPLPATATAVSGGERLLMSGERPQPEQVERIEPAEMDARLSWRSGNLVFRGEPLEQAVAEISRYTSVKFRIEDEQLKGVRVAGLFRTGDIKGLLRTLNDNFDIANERIDEQTVILRARRDDHEETR comes from the coding sequence ATGAGCAACGTCTACCAATTGCCCGACCGCGAGCGCTGCCTCGACGAGGCCAGCGAATGGCTGGCCAGGCTCGACCGCGGCCTGGACGAATCCGAGACCCGCGACTTCCAGCGCTGGCTGGCGGCCAGCCGTGAGAACAGCGACACCTTCATGCAGATTGCCGAGCTGTGGGACAAGATGGACGCGCTATCGCGGCTCGCCGACCTGTTCCCGCCGCCGGTAGAGAAGAAGCCGTCATTCGGCCGCTGGCTCGCCGCGGCCGCCTCGGTATTGTTGGTGCTGGGTGCGGCGCTGTGGCAGGCTGGCATGCTGACGGGTTCGCCGCCGGTTTCGCGGCTGGCATCCACCGTCAACAAGGTATACGAGACCGCGATCGGCGAGCACTCCACGGTCAACCTGCCGGACGGCTCCGTCCTGGTGCTGAACACCGACAGCCTGGTGCGCGTGCACTACACCCTCACCAGCCGCCTGATCGAGCTGGACCGGGGCGAGATCAATGTCCGGGTGGCCCGCGACAGGCAGCGGCCCCTCAGCGTACTGGCCGCCGGCCGGGTGGTGCAGGCGGTGGGCACCGCCTTCAACGTGCAGCTGCGGCGCGACCGGAGTGTGGAGCTGATCGTCACCGAGGGCAGGGTGCGGGTCGCCGATGGGCAAAATGGGGGCCCCGGCGGTGCGCGCAGCGAGCCGCAGCCGCTGCCCGCCACGGCCACTGCGGTCTCCGGGGGCGAGCGGTTGCTGATGAGCGGGGAGCGCCCGCAACCGGAACAGGTGGAGAGGATCGAGCCGGCGGAGATGGATGCCAGACTGTCCTGGCGCAGCGGCAACCTGGTGTTCCGCGGCGAGCCGCTGGAGCAGGCGGTGGCCGAAATCAGCCGCTACACCTCGGTGAAATTCCGTATCGAGGATGAGCAGCTCAAGGGCGTGCGCGTGGCCGGCCTTTTCCGCACCGGCGATATTAAAGGATTGCTCCGCACCCTGAACGACAATTTTGATATTGCCAACGAGCGTATCGACGAGCAGACGGTGATATTGAGGGCGCGCCGGGATGATCATGAAGAGACGCGTTGA